A single Fusobacterium hominis DNA region contains:
- the fabD gene encoding ACP S-malonyltransferase, translating to MAKVAFVFPGQGAQYVGMGKELYENNEIARKEFDSLFSKLDFDLKTVMFEGPEEALKETKNTQPAIVSMSLVLTKLLEEKGIKPDFVAGHSVGEYAAFGAAGYLSIEDAVKLTAARGKFMNDVAQKVNGGMAAIIGLESDKIVEVLKTVDGVVEAVNFNEPKQTVIAGQKDAIEKACVALKEAGARRAMPLAVSGPFHSSLMKEAGEKLKEEANNYDFKMTDVKLIANTTADILTSVEDIKEEIYAQSFGPVKWVDTVKKMKEQGVTTIYEIGPGKVLSGLIKKIDKEFEIKNIEKLEDLQNIM from the coding sequence ATGGCTAAAGTAGCTTTTGTTTTTCCAGGACAAGGAGCACAATATGTTGGAATGGGAAAAGAACTTTATGAAAATAATGAAATTGCTAGAAAAGAGTTTGATAGCTTATTTTCAAAATTAGATTTTGACCTAAAAACAGTTATGTTTGAAGGACCAGAAGAAGCATTAAAAGAAACAAAAAATACTCAACCTGCAATAGTATCAATGAGTCTTGTACTTACTAAACTATTAGAAGAAAAAGGGATCAAACCTGATTTTGTTGCAGGACACTCAGTTGGTGAATATGCAGCATTTGGAGCAGCAGGATATCTTTCAATAGAAGATGCTGTAAAACTAACAGCAGCTAGAGGAAAATTTATGAATGATGTGGCTCAAAAAGTAAATGGTGGAATGGCTGCAATCATTGGATTAGAATCAGATAAAATAGTTGAAGTTTTAAAAACTGTTGATGGAGTTGTAGAAGCAGTTAATTTTAATGAACCAAAACAAACAGTTATAGCAGGTCAAAAAGATGCAATAGAAAAAGCATGTGTAGCATTAAAAGAAGCTGGTGCTAGAAGAGCTATGCCTCTTGCTGTATCTGGACCTTTTCATTCATCACTAATGAAAGAAGCAGGAGAAAAATTAAAAGAAGAAGCTAATAACTACGATTTTAAAATGACAGATGTAAAGTTAATAGCAAATACAACTGCTGATATTTTAACTAGTGTTGAAGATATAAAAGAAGAAATTTATGCACAAAGTTTTGGACCAGTAAAATGGGTAGATACAGTTAAAAAAATGAAAGAACAAGGTGTAACAACTATATATGAAATTGGCCCTGGTAAAGTATTATCTGGACTAATTAAAAAAATTGATAAAGAATTTGAAATAAAAAATATAGAAAAACTTGAAGATTTACAAAATATAATGTAA
- the rpmF gene encoding 50S ribosomal protein L32: MAVPKKKTAKAKKNMRRSHHALTAVGLVTCEKCGAPRRPHRVCLSCGDYNGKQVITEQAE; encoded by the coding sequence ATGGCAGTACCTAAGAAAAAAACAGCAAAAGCTAAGAAAAACATGAGAAGATCTCATCATGCTTTAACTGCAGTAGGATTAGTAACTTGTGAAAAATGTGGGGCTCCTAGAAGACCACACAGAGTATGTCTTTCATGTGGAGACTACAATGGTAAACAAGTTATAACTGAACAAGCTGAGTAA
- a CDS encoding beta-ketoacyl-ACP synthase III produces the protein MDFKSVGIKGMGYYAPEHVMTNLDFEKIIDTSDEWIRTRTGIEERRFAAKDQATSDLCVEAAKKALENAKMSIDDIDLILVATCTPDYLVQASACLVQKRLEAKQTPCFDLNAACSGFIYGLTVAGGMIRGGVYKNILVIGAETLSRIIDMQDRNTCVLFGDGAAAAIVGEVEDGYGFLGAYLGAEGEDDEILKIPAGGTKKPNTIETIENRENFVKMKGTDVFKFAVHALPSSTNKAMKIAGVKSEDIKMVFPHQANIRIIEAAAKRIHVPMEKFYVNLQRYGNTSSASVGIALGEALEKGIIKKGDTIALTGFGAGLTYGSIIMKWCY, from the coding sequence ATGGATTTTAAAAGTGTTGGAATCAAAGGGATGGGGTATTATGCTCCAGAACATGTAATGACAAACCTTGATTTTGAAAAAATAATCGATACTAGTGATGAATGGATAAGAACAAGAACTGGAATAGAAGAAAGAAGATTTGCAGCAAAGGATCAAGCAACTTCTGATTTATGTGTAGAAGCAGCTAAAAAAGCATTAGAAAATGCTAAAATGTCAATTGATGATATTGACTTAATTTTAGTTGCAACTTGTACACCAGACTATTTAGTTCAAGCATCAGCATGTTTAGTACAAAAAAGACTTGAAGCAAAACAAACTCCATGCTTTGACTTAAATGCAGCTTGTAGTGGATTTATATATGGTCTTACTGTAGCTGGTGGAATGATAAGAGGTGGAGTATATAAAAATATACTTGTAATAGGAGCAGAAACATTGTCAAGAATAATAGATATGCAAGATAGAAATACTTGCGTATTATTTGGTGATGGAGCAGCTGCAGCTATAGTAGGAGAAGTAGAAGATGGATATGGATTTTTAGGAGCATATCTTGGAGCAGAAGGTGAAGATGATGAAATCTTAAAAATACCTGCTGGTGGAACTAAAAAACCAAATACTATTGAAACTATAGAAAATAGAGAAAACTTTGTAAAAATGAAAGGAACAGATGTATTTAAATTTGCAGTACACGCTCTTCCTTCATCAACAAATAAGGCTATGAAAATAGCTGGTGTAAAATCAGAAGATATAAAAATGGTATTTCCTCATCAAGCAAATATAAGAATTATTGAAGCAGCAGCTAAAAGAATACACGTACCTATGGAGAAGTTTTACGTAAATCTACAAAGATATGGAAATACATCTTCTGCATCTGTAGGAATAGCTTTAGGTGAGGCTTTAGAAAAAGGAATTATTAAAAAGGGAGATACTATAGCCTTAACAGGATTTGGTGCTGGACTTACATATGGTTCAATCATCATGAAATGGTGTTACTAA
- the rnc gene encoding ribonuclease III, giving the protein MKKNYLDFEKNLGYSFNNKELLKNSLLHRSFGNEHRKYKKISNERLELLGDAVLDLVVTEYLYKSYEDSTEGDLAKIKSMVVSEPVLAAISKRLEVGKYLLLSRGEELTGGRERSSILGDAFEAILGAIYIDSDFETAKKFALSHIKDSIDNVDTNEEILDFKTILQEYSQKEYKIIPEYSVINEIGPDHQKIFEIAVKINNGEDGKLVAVGSGKNKKSAEQAAAKVLCKELGVKIHETL; this is encoded by the coding sequence TTGAAGAAAAACTATTTAGATTTTGAGAAAAATCTTGGATACTCTTTTAATAATAAAGAGCTTCTTAAAAATTCACTTCTCCATAGATCTTTTGGAAATGAACATAGAAAATATAAGAAAATAAGTAATGAAAGACTAGAACTGCTAGGAGATGCAGTTCTAGATCTTGTTGTTACAGAATATCTGTATAAAAGCTATGAAGATTCAACAGAGGGAGATTTAGCAAAAATCAAATCTATGGTAGTAAGTGAACCTGTACTTGCAGCTATTTCAAAAAGGTTAGAAGTAGGTAAGTATCTTTTATTAAGTAGAGGAGAAGAATTAACAGGTGGTAGAGAGAGAAGCTCTATCTTAGGAGATGCATTTGAAGCTATTTTAGGAGCTATATATATAGATTCTGACTTTGAAACTGCTAAAAAATTTGCACTTAGTCATATTAAGGATTCAATAGATAATGTAGATACAAATGAGGAGATACTGGATTTTAAAACTATACTTCAAGAGTACAGTCAAAAAGAATATAAAATAATCCCAGAATATTCAGTAATAAATGAAATAGGTCCGGATCATCAAAAAATATTTGAAATAGCTGTTAAAATCAACAATGGAGAAGATGGAAAACTTGTAGCAGTAGGTAGTGGAAAAAATAAAAAAAGTGCAGAGCAAGCAGCAGCTAAAGTACTTTGTAAAGAATTAGGGGTAAAAATACATGAAACACTATAA
- the ychF gene encoding redox-regulated ATPase YchF translates to MIGIGIVGLPNVGKSTLFNAITKAGAAEAANYPFCTIEPNVGMVTVPDSRLEKLAEIINPQRVLHATVEFIDIAGLVKGAAKGEGLGNKFLSNIRSTAAICQVVRCFDDGNVIHVSGSVDPIRDIEIINNELIFADMETIEKAIEKHKKLALNKIKESVALMPVLEKCKVHLEDFQLLKTLDLSEEELELIRVYQLLTIKPMIFAANVGEDDLANGNEYVDRVKEYAKALGSEVVIVSAKVEAELQEMDDEESKKEFLEALGVEEAGLNRLIRAGFKLLGLQTYFTAGVKEVRAWTIKIGDTAPKAAGEIHTDFEKGFIRAKVVSYDDFIKYAGWKGAQEAGVLRLEGKEYIVQDGDLMEFLFNV, encoded by the coding sequence ATGATTGGAATAGGAATAGTAGGACTTCCAAATGTTGGAAAATCTACACTTTTTAATGCTATAACTAAAGCAGGAGCAGCAGAGGCAGCTAACTATCCGTTTTGTACAATAGAACCAAACGTTGGAATGGTAACAGTTCCAGATAGTAGATTAGAAAAACTAGCTGAAATAATAAATCCTCAAAGAGTTTTACATGCAACAGTTGAATTTATAGATATAGCTGGACTTGTAAAAGGGGCAGCAAAAGGAGAAGGACTTGGAAATAAGTTTCTTTCAAATATTAGATCAACTGCAGCAATTTGCCAAGTTGTAAGATGTTTTGACGATGGCAATGTAATTCATGTAAGTGGATCTGTTGACCCTATAAGAGATATAGAAATAATAAATAATGAGCTTATATTTGCTGATATGGAAACTATTGAAAAAGCAATAGAAAAACATAAAAAACTAGCTTTAAATAAAATAAAAGAATCAGTAGCTCTTATGCCAGTATTAGAAAAATGTAAGGTACATTTAGAAGATTTTCAACTTTTAAAAACTTTAGATCTTAGTGAAGAAGAGTTAGAATTAATAAGAGTATACCAACTTTTAACAATAAAACCTATGATATTTGCAGCTAATGTTGGAGAAGATGACTTAGCAAATGGAAATGAATATGTAGATAGAGTTAAAGAGTATGCAAAAGCTTTAGGTTCAGAAGTTGTTATTGTATCGGCAAAAGTTGAAGCTGAACTACAAGAAATGGACGATGAAGAGAGCAAAAAAGAGTTTTTAGAGGCTTTAGGAGTAGAAGAAGCAGGACTTAATAGATTAATAAGAGCAGGATTTAAGCTTTTAGGGCTTCAAACATATTTTACTGCTGGAGTAAAAGAAGTAAGAGCATGGACTATAAAAATAGGAGATACTGCTCCAAAAGCAGCTGGTGAAATACATACAGACTTTGAAAAAGGATTTATAAGAGCAAAAGTTGTTTCTTATGATGACTTTATTAAATATGCTGGATGGAAAGGTGCACAAGAAGCTGGAGTATTAAGATTAGAAGGAAAAGAATATATTGTTCAAGATGGGGATTTAATGGAATTTTTATTCAATGTATAG
- the fabF gene encoding beta-ketoacyl-ACP synthase II, with the protein MNRVVVTGIGLITALGTGLEKSWKRILDGETGVDKITSYDTTDMPVQIAAEVKDFNPLDFGIEKKEIKKLARNTQFAIAATKMALDDAGLTIDETNAEDIGVVVSSGIGGIEIFEDQHAAMINKGVRRISPFTIPAMIANMAAGNIGIYFGAKGPNKAVVTACAAGTHSVGDAFEMIKNGRAKAMIAGGTEAAITPFAMNAFANMKALSTRNDEPQKASRPFTLDRDGFVMGEGAGILILEELESAKKRGAKIYAEIVGYGETCDAYHITAPVTGGEGAARAFKMALKEGNIDLKDVGYINAHGTSTPANDSNETAAIKAVFGEHAKELLVSSTKGATGHGLGSAGGMEAVIIAKVLSEGIVPPTINYDNPDPECDLNYVPNKAVKKDIEVAMSSSLGFGGHNAVIAMRKYK; encoded by the coding sequence GTGAATAGAGTAGTAGTTACAGGAATTGGACTAATAACTGCCCTTGGTACTGGACTAGAAAAAAGCTGGAAGAGAATCCTAGACGGTGAAACAGGAGTCGATAAAATAACATCTTATGATACTACAGATATGCCTGTTCAAATTGCAGCTGAAGTAAAAGATTTTAATCCTCTTGATTTTGGTATTGAAAAAAAAGAGATAAAAAAGCTAGCAAGAAATACTCAATTTGCTATTGCAGCTACAAAAATGGCTCTTGATGATGCAGGATTAACAATAGATGAAACAAATGCTGAAGATATAGGAGTTGTTGTATCTTCTGGTATAGGTGGAATTGAAATATTTGAAGATCAACATGCAGCAATGATAAATAAAGGTGTAAGAAGAATATCTCCTTTTACTATTCCGGCAATGATAGCAAATATGGCAGCAGGAAATATAGGAATATATTTTGGAGCAAAAGGACCTAATAAAGCAGTAGTAACAGCATGTGCAGCAGGAACTCATTCTGTTGGAGATGCTTTTGAGATGATAAAAAATGGTAGAGCAAAAGCTATGATAGCTGGAGGAACAGAAGCAGCGATCACTCCTTTTGCAATGAATGCATTTGCTAATATGAAAGCTCTATCTACAAGAAATGACGAACCACAAAAAGCATCAAGGCCTTTTACTCTTGATAGAGATGGCTTTGTAATGGGAGAAGGAGCAGGAATTTTAATTCTAGAAGAATTAGAGTCTGCTAAAAAAAGAGGAGCTAAAATATATGCAGAAATTGTAGGATATGGAGAAACTTGTGATGCTTATCATATAACTGCTCCAGTAACAGGTGGAGAGGGAGCTGCTAGAGCTTTTAAAATGGCTCTTAAAGAAGGAAACATAGATCTTAAAGATGTCGGGTATATAAATGCTCACGGAACATCAACACCAGCAAATGATAGCAATGAAACAGCTGCTATAAAAGCTGTATTTGGAGAACATGCAAAAGAACTTTTAGTTTCTTCAACAAAAGGAGCAACAGGACATGGACTTGGTTCTGCTGGAGGAATGGAAGCTGTAATTATAGCTAAGGTTCTTTCAGAAGGAATAGTACCACCTACTATAAATTATGACAATCCTGATCCAGAATGTGATTTAAATTATGTTCCAAATAAAGCTGTTAAAAAAGATATAGAAGTAGCTATGTCTAGTTCACTAGGTTTTGGTGGACACAATGCAGTTATTGCAATGAGAAAATACAAATAG
- a CDS encoding YceD family protein, with product MKLQIKDFNEVLDNTLKFDFYIDRMEDVELKERVHIIGTAVNNNGKITLSGHYTTKVNTQCVRCLKENVVDLENSFTATYLDEAQYNKYLKSLNQECDVTEEEIYDQIIDDTIDLDALVREYIILDLPPYPQCYPNCDDESHIEKYKDDGIDPRWQQLLQIKN from the coding sequence TTGAAACTGCAAATTAAAGATTTTAATGAAGTTTTAGATAACACTCTGAAATTTGATTTTTATATTGACCGTATGGAAGATGTAGAACTTAAAGAAAGAGTACATATTATTGGAACAGCTGTTAACAACAATGGAAAAATAACATTGAGTGGACACTATACAACTAAGGTTAATACGCAGTGTGTGAGATGTCTTAAAGAAAATGTAGTAGATTTAGAAAATAGTTTCACTGCTACATATCTTGACGAAGCTCAATATAATAAGTATTTGAAAAGTTTAAATCAAGAATGTGATGTAACTGAAGAAGAAATCTATGATCAAATCATAGATGATACTATTGATTTAGACGCTTTGGTTAGAGAGTATATAATACTTGATTTGCCTCCATACCCGCAATGTTATCCTAACTGCGACGATGAATCACACATCGAAAAATATAAGGATGACGGGATTGACCCAAGGTGGCAGCAATTATTACAAATAAAAAATTAA
- the acpP gene encoding acyl carrier protein → MLDKIREIVVEQLGVEPEQVVPEANFVEDLGADSLDTVELIMAFEEEFDVEIPDTDAEKIKTVQDVIDYISNK, encoded by the coding sequence ATGTTAGATAAAATAAGAGAAATAGTTGTAGAACAATTAGGAGTAGAACCTGAACAAGTAGTTCCTGAAGCAAATTTTGTAGAAGATCTAGGGGCTGACTCTTTAGATACAGTTGAACTAATAATGGCATTTGAAGAAGAATTCGACGTAGAAATTCCTGATACTGATGCAGAAAAAATCAAAACAGTTCAAGATGTAATTGATTATATAAGCAACAAATAA
- the plsX gene encoding phosphate acyltransferase PlsX encodes MRIALDAMGGDNAPVETIKGAIKALEEIEDLELVLVGQKEIIEQELSKYNVDKNKIQIVDAREIIAMTDDPVAAVKGKKDSSMNRTLELVKDGRVDASVSAGNTGALITASQLKLKRIKGVMRPAIATMFPNKKGNMLLLDAGATADCKPEFLNQYAMMGAKYLEILLGRKNPTVGLLNIGTESGKGNEVTRGAYELLKQNEKVNFIGNIESTEMLNGDVDVVVTDGFTGNMVLKTSEGVAKFILSSMKSEIEKSFIYKLGALLIKPALKTIVKKMDSSEYGGAIFLGLNGISIKAHGNSDSIAIKNAIKVANKFAQMKFIDELKKIIVIEDKEEI; translated from the coding sequence ATGAGAATAGCCTTAGATGCCATGGGTGGAGATAATGCACCTGTAGAAACAATAAAGGGAGCTATAAAGGCTTTAGAGGAAATAGAAGATCTTGAACTTGTTCTTGTTGGACAAAAAGAAATAATAGAACAAGAACTTTCAAAATATAATGTTGATAAAAATAAGATACAGATAGTTGATGCTAGAGAAATAATAGCTATGACAGATGATCCAGTTGCAGCTGTAAAAGGAAAAAAAGATTCTTCAATGAATAGAACTTTAGAACTTGTAAAAGATGGAAGAGTTGATGCATCTGTTTCTGCTGGAAATACAGGAGCACTTATAACGGCAAGCCAATTGAAATTAAAAAGAATAAAAGGTGTAATGAGACCAGCTATTGCTACAATGTTTCCTAACAAAAAAGGAAATATGCTTTTGTTAGATGCAGGAGCTACAGCAGACTGCAAACCTGAATTTTTAAATCAATATGCTATGATGGGAGCTAAGTATCTAGAAATATTATTAGGAAGAAAAAATCCAACTGTTGGACTTTTAAATATTGGTACTGAATCTGGTAAAGGTAATGAAGTAACTAGGGGAGCTTATGAACTTTTAAAACAAAATGAAAAAGTAAACTTTATTGGAAATATAGAAAGTACAGAGATGTTAAATGGTGACGTAGATGTGGTTGTTACTGATGGATTTACTGGAAATATGGTCTTAAAAACTTCAGAAGGAGTAGCTAAATTTATATTATCATCAATGAAAAGTGAAATTGAAAAATCATTTATATATAAATTGGGGGCACTTCTTATAAAACCTGCGTTAAAAACAATAGTTAAAAAGATGGACTCTTCAGAATATGGAGGAGCTATTTTTCTAGGACTAAATGGTATTTCTATAAAAGCTCATGGAAATTCTGACTCAATAGCTATAAAAAATGCTATAAAAGTAGCGAATAAATTTGCACAGATGAAATTTATAGATGAACTTAAAAAAATAATAGTAATAGAAGATAAAGAGGAGATATAA
- a CDS encoding elongator complex protein 3, protein MKHYNIPIFISHFGCPNSCVFCNQKKINGRETDVTIEDLKFTIETYLKTLPKKSKKEVAFFGGTFTGISMGLQKAYLEATYEYIKRGLVDGIRLSTRPDCINEEIVAQLKKYGVTAVELGVQSLDEEVLLATERYYPVEVVEKACKLIKEAQIALGIQLMIGLPKSTDESDYMTACKALEMKPDMVRIYPTLVIKGTKMENMFKCGEYHALTIEEAVKRTRKIYALIELHGVNIIRVGLQPSEDLREDGVVLGGPFHPAFRELVETEIYYDFFRKIIEKENKLEILGNEKSISRYVGINKANKIRLKDYFSISIDNLIPRDDIVVNGKKYSRLDILRGELA, encoded by the coding sequence ATGAAACACTATAACATTCCAATTTTTATCAGCCATTTTGGGTGTCCGAATTCTTGTGTGTTCTGTAATCAAAAAAAGATAAATGGAAGAGAGACTGACGTTACAATAGAGGACTTAAAATTTACAATAGAGACCTATTTAAAAACTCTTCCAAAGAAGTCCAAAAAAGAAGTGGCTTTCTTTGGTGGAACTTTTACGGGAATTTCCATGGGGTTGCAAAAAGCATACTTAGAGGCAACATATGAGTATATAAAAAGAGGATTAGTAGATGGAATAAGACTATCTACAAGGCCAGATTGTATAAACGAAGAAATCGTAGCACAGCTAAAGAAATATGGGGTAACAGCAGTAGAACTTGGAGTTCAATCTTTAGATGAAGAAGTGCTTTTAGCAACTGAAAGATATTATCCTGTTGAGGTAGTAGAAAAAGCATGTAAGCTTATAAAAGAGGCACAAATTGCATTAGGAATTCAATTGATGATAGGATTGCCTAAATCAACAGATGAAAGTGATTACATGACTGCATGTAAGGCTTTAGAAATGAAACCAGATATGGTTAGAATATATCCAACTCTTGTGATCAAAGGAACAAAGATGGAAAATATGTTTAAGTGTGGTGAATATCATGCTCTAACTATTGAAGAAGCAGTAAAAAGAACAAGAAAAATATATGCACTTATTGAATTACATGGAGTGAATATAATAAGAGTAGGACTTCAACCAAGTGAAGATTTAAGAGAAGATGGTGTGGTATTGGGAGGACCTTTCCACCCAGCATTTAGAGAATTAGTTGAAACAGAAATATACTATGATTTTTTTAGAAAAATTATAGAGAAGGAAAATAAACTCGAAATTTTAGGAAATGAAAAGAGCATCTCAAGATATGTTGGAATAAATAAAGCTAATAAAATAAGACTTAAAGATTATTTTAGCATAAGTATAGACAATTTAATACCAAGAGATGATATAGTTGTGAATGGAAAAAAATATTCTAGGTTAGATATACTAAGGGGAGAGTTGGCATAA